The Deinococcus aquaticus genomic interval CGCTTCCAGCGCGGCCAGCAGCGCCGGCCGGAACTCGGCCACCGTGACTTCCTCGTCGATGGACAGTTGCCCGGCGCTGAGGTGAATGTCCTGCGCGAACGGATCCAGGCACGGGTACGTCTCGGCGAGGCGCATGGTCACCTGACGCCACGTGGCGTCCAGCGGCGCGGCCCGGTGAATGCGGGACAGCAGGTCACGCCAGAACGCCACCAGCCGGTCCCGGTTCGCTTCGCTGTTCTGCGAGTACGCCACGCAACCCGCGCCGGCCACCGGCAGCGTGCCGCCCAGCACCCGCCCCGACGACCAGAACGAGCAGTGCTCACCGGCAATCAGCAGGCCGTGGAAACGGTCGCGTTCCAGTTCGCCCCGCTGGTCCGGCCACGCGCCGCTCAGGGGACGTCCCTGCGCGTCGCGGGTCGTCCAGATCAGGTCGCTCAGGGTGGGAGCCAGGACCGTCAGGCTGACCGACGCGCGCGGCACGCCCCGCAGCGCCGTCTCCCAGGAGAGGGTCTGACCGCCGCGCGTGAAGCCTCCCAGCAGCACGCCGCGCGTCCAGACGAAGCGCACCCAGCGCCCGCTCTCCCAGGCGTCGAACGTGCCGCTGAACTCCTGGGTCTGCCGCAGCGCGAGATCGGACGCGATTTCAGTCCAGGGGTAATGGTCGGTGCGCAGGCCGGTATACACCGCCGCGTCGGGCGGCACGCGCACCAGATGATTCAGTGCCTGAAAGGCCGGCGGCGGGGCGGATGACTGTGAGGAAGCAGGGGTTGGCTCAGGCATGAGGGTTCCGGGGGTCAGAATGAGGACTGGCTTTGCAGGGAGTGAACACGCTCCGTTATGGATACCTCATCATGACACCCCCTGGTGTCTTACGTGCCGCTTACAGGTGTCGAAAAAGTCACGTTCCGCACGGCGTCGCGCACAGACCGGCGCGCCCGCCACCCCTATTCGCCGCTGCCACAGGCCGCACGCTGGCACCTTCATACAACCCTGACCTCTCACAGGACATAAGAGGGGGGGAGGCGTCCGCGCCGCAGCGCCGGATCACCTCCCCCCCCTGGTCCTGAGTGGACTGCTGGGCTCAGCCCAGTTCGTCCAGCAGCGCCTGCACGCGGGCTTTCAGGTCACCGCGTTCCTGCGGGGCGCCCAGCTGGTGCAGGCCACCGTGGTAGGCGTCGGGGTCGCCGAACAGGCGCGACAGCAGCTCGAATTCACGCTGGCTGCGCAGGCTGGCGTCGTCGCGGAACATGTTCACGTACTGATCCTGGAAGGCCCACTCGCTCAGCTGGCCGTCCAGGAAGGCGCGCATCAGGCGGCGGTACGGCTCGGCGTTGTCGTCGGTGGCGACGGCACCCTCACCGCTGCGCAGCGGCACGTGCTGCTCGAACACCGGGCCCAGCGCCTCGGGGGTGATGTCCCAGTTGTTCACCTCGAAGGCTGGCTGGCCGTCCTGGAACAGGATCAGCTGCGGGCTGTGGTGAATCAGGCCGGTGCGCTGCGCGATGTGGTTACTGGCGGGGCGCCAGTCCACGACGCGCACGAACCCGACGGGCAGGTCGTGGCGTTGCAGGAAGGTTTCGAGCACGCCGAAGCCCTGCATGGTCTTGTGGCAGGTGCCGGCCTTGAACACGGCGGCCAGCGGGTACTCGGTCAGGAACTGATCGACTTCCTCGGGCGTGGTCAGCGGCACGAGCACCTGGGGTTCGTTCTGGGCGGTCTGGGTCATACCCCCAGCATAGCGCCCGCTTTACAAAACGAAGTAATTCCGCTTCCGTTTGTCCCGTCTTCCGGCCGCCCGGTCTCTGCTGCCCAGATCCTGCTGCCCGGCAGCCGGTTATTCCAGGGTCCAGACGTGCGCTTTCAGGTGCGTGGCGCCCGGGTAGTCCTCACCGGAACTCAGGTGGTCACTCAGGCGGGCGCGGCGGCCCTCCCCGCCGTTCGCGTCGTCCAGGCCAGCCAGGACCATCCGCTCGAACGCGCCGGGCGTCACGCCCGCGTGGTTCAGCAGCGCCAGCACCTGCCCGCCCGGAGCCGTGACCGCCGACGCCAGCGCCATCAGGCCGCCGTAATCCCGCTCGGAACGCCAGGTGCCGCGCGGGCCGCGCGCGAAACTCGGTGGGTCCAGAATCACCAGATCGAACTGCGCGCCGCGCCGCGCGAGGCGGCCCAGCCACTCGAACACGTCACCGTACAGGAAGTCGGTATCCGGGGCGTGCAGGCCGCTCAGGGCGTAGTTCGCCTGCCCCCACGCCAGCACCTTGCGGGACAGGTCCACGTTCTTCACGACCTGCGCGCCCCCCACGGCCGCGTTCACGCCGAACCCGCAGGTGTACGCGAAGGTGTTCAGCACCCGGCCTTCCCCATGGGTGGCGTGCTCCCGCACCCACGCGCGGGCCGGGCGGGCGTCCGTGAACAGGCCCACGCTCAGGTCCGCGCCGGGGCGGATCAGGAACGGCACGCCGTCCTCCAGGGCCGTCACCTCGGGCCGCGCCTCGCCCCACACCGGGTCGGGCGGCGAC includes:
- a CDS encoding monothiol bacilliredoxin BrxC family protein, translated to MTQTAQNEPQVLVPLTTPEEVDQFLTEYPLAAVFKAGTCHKTMQGFGVLETFLQRHDLPVGFVRVVDWRPASNHIAQRTGLIHHSPQLILFQDGQPAFEVNNWDITPEALGPVFEQHVPLRSGEGAVATDDNAEPYRRLMRAFLDGQLSEWAFQDQYVNMFRDDASLRSQREFELLSRLFGDPDAYHGGLHQLGAPQERGDLKARVQALLDELG
- a CDS encoding class I SAM-dependent rRNA methyltransferase, whose translation is MTFTELLASLPGLLAARAYLPSLGTTVYRAAHQTETGGLFTLDIAGDAGILSLYDALEPWEEQALADACGRAGSLAGVYLKRRPVEARHAANVDREFLSPPDPVWGEARPEVTALEDGVPFLIRPGADLSVGLFTDARPARAWVREHATHGEGRVLNTFAYTCGFGVNAAVGGAQVVKNVDLSRKVLAWGQANYALSGLHAPDTDFLYGDVFEWLGRLARRGAQFDLVILDPPSFARGPRGTWRSERDYGGLMALASAVTAPGGQVLALLNHAGVTPGAFERMVLAGLDDANGGEGRRARLSDHLSSGEDYPGATHLKAHVWTLE